A window from Chryseobacterium vaccae encodes these proteins:
- a CDS encoding helix-turn-helix domain-containing protein codes for MENQVVEKISSISEYNKMTNHETLHPLVSVVDFSKSDPICQYRRTYSFYTVFLKDVICGDMHYGKHSYDYQEGTLVFIAPGQVSGVTNDGRSVQPGGYALLFHPDLIKGTNLGKNINEYTFFSYDVHEALHLSEKEREIVLECFKNIKLELEQSIDKHSKSLIVNNIELFLNYCMRFYDRQFITRDHINQGVIGKFEKLVDDYFTSDNPKTIGFPMVHYFAEQLNLSANYFGDLIKKELGISAQEFIHNKLIEMAKELIVSPSKSISEISYDLGFKYPQHFTRLFKTKVGISPSEYKSLN; via the coding sequence ATGGAAAATCAGGTCGTTGAAAAGATCAGCAGTATTTCGGAATACAATAAAATGACGAATCATGAAACACTTCATCCGCTGGTAAGTGTGGTCGATTTTTCAAAATCTGATCCGATATGCCAGTACAGGAGAACCTATTCCTTTTATACCGTTTTTCTGAAAGATGTGATTTGCGGTGATATGCATTATGGTAAACACAGTTATGATTACCAGGAAGGAACATTGGTTTTTATTGCTCCCGGGCAGGTAAGCGGGGTTACCAATGATGGAAGATCCGTTCAGCCGGGAGGATATGCCCTGCTTTTTCATCCGGATCTGATCAAAGGAACCAACCTTGGTAAAAACATCAATGAGTATACTTTTTTTTCTTATGATGTACATGAAGCACTCCATCTCTCCGAAAAAGAAAGAGAAATCGTTCTGGAATGCTTTAAGAATATTAAACTCGAATTAGAGCAGTCTATTGATAAGCACAGTAAATCATTAATTGTAAACAATATTGAATTATTTCTAAACTACTGTATGCGTTTTTATGACCGGCAATTCATTACCAGAGACCATATCAATCAGGGGGTGATCGGAAAATTTGAAAAACTGGTGGATGATTACTTTACATCCGATAATCCTAAAACGATAGGCTTCCCGATGGTGCATTATTTTGCAGAACAGCTCAATCTTTCTGCTAATTATTTCGGGGATCTGATTAAAAAAGAATTAGGAATTTCCGCACAGGAGTTTATTCATAATAAGCTCATAGAAATGGCTAAAGAGCTGATTGTGAGTCCTTCCAAATCCATCAGCGAGATTTCTTATGATCTGGGATTTAAATATCCGCAGCACTTTACAAGACTATTCAAAACCAAAGTAGGAATTTCTCCAAGCGAATATAAAAGTCTTAATTAA
- a CDS encoding cupin domain-containing protein, translated as MEILNTNIFPKGEKASADYFSGGAAWVHILKPNADELNCQIAHVTFEPGCRNNWHSHGGGQILIVTSGTGFYQEKGKPAQILRPEDTVNILPGIIHWHGAGPESEFTHIAINLNTQNGIVEWLKPVTDDEYNHL; from the coding sequence ATGGAAATATTGAATACCAACATTTTTCCAAAAGGAGAAAAGGCGTCTGCTGATTATTTTTCAGGTGGTGCAGCATGGGTACATATTTTAAAACCCAATGCGGATGAACTGAACTGTCAGATTGCTCATGTCACTTTTGAGCCTGGCTGTAGAAATAACTGGCATTCTCATGGCGGCGGACAGATTTTAATTGTAACTTCAGGAACCGGTTTTTATCAGGAAAAAGGTAAGCCTGCACAAATCCTTCGTCCGGAAGATACAGTCAATATTCTTCCGGGAATCATTCACTGGCATGGAGCAGGTCCGGAAAGTGAATTTACGCATATTGCCATTAATCTGAATACCCAAAACGGTATTGTGGAATGGCTTAAGCCTGTAACCGATGATGAATATAATCATTTATAA
- a CDS encoding NAD(P)-dependent alcohol dehydrogenase, with amino-acid sequence MSTITVKAYGAESKTADLKEMNIERRAVTSKDVEIEILYCGVCHSDLHTARNDWGGSLYPAVPGHEIVGRITNVGSEVSKFKVGDLAAVGCMVDSCGHCDSCQHDLEQYCLNGFTGTYNGKDQHLGGHTFGGYSQKVVVDEHFVLSVPENLDLAAVAPLLCAGITTWSPLRHWNAGPGSKVAVIGLGGLGHMAIKLAKGLGAEVTLFSRTPGKTEDAKQLGADHVVISTDDSQMDAVKGKFDLIIDTVPYEHDITPYMQTLRLNGTIVLVGFVGEFENDAVSTRPMIFQRRSVAGSLIGGIAETQELLDFCGKHNIVSEIELIKMQDINHAYERMLKSDVKYRFVIDMKSL; translated from the coding sequence ATGAGCACAATTACAGTAAAAGCCTATGGAGCAGAATCCAAGACGGCAGATCTGAAAGAAATGAATATTGAAAGAAGAGCGGTAACTTCCAAAGATGTAGAAATTGAAATTCTCTATTGCGGGGTATGCCACTCTGACCTCCATACAGCAAGAAATGACTGGGGCGGATCGCTGTATCCAGCGGTTCCCGGGCATGAAATTGTAGGAAGAATTACGAATGTGGGAAGCGAAGTATCTAAATTTAAGGTTGGGGATCTTGCCGCAGTGGGCTGTATGGTGGATTCATGCGGGCACTGTGACAGCTGCCAGCACGATCTTGAACAGTACTGTTTAAACGGATTTACAGGGACTTATAATGGTAAGGACCAACACTTGGGAGGCCATACCTTTGGAGGGTATTCCCAAAAAGTTGTGGTTGATGAACATTTTGTTTTAAGTGTTCCTGAAAATTTAGATTTAGCAGCAGTAGCACCGCTTCTGTGTGCAGGAATTACCACGTGGTCGCCTTTGAGACACTGGAACGCTGGTCCTGGCTCTAAAGTAGCCGTTATAGGGCTTGGCGGATTAGGGCATATGGCGATCAAACTAGCCAAGGGATTAGGTGCAGAAGTTACATTATTCTCCAGAACTCCAGGGAAGACCGAAGATGCCAAACAGCTTGGAGCAGACCATGTTGTTATTTCTACTGATGATTCACAGATGGATGCCGTAAAAGGAAAGTTTGACCTGATTATTGATACTGTTCCTTATGAGCATGATATCACTCCTTATATGCAGACACTCAGACTGAACGGAACGATTGTTCTTGTAGGTTTTGTTGGCGAATTCGAAAATGATGCAGTGAGCACAAGGCCAATGATCTTCCAGCGTCGTTCTGTTGCAGGATCGCTGATTGGAGGTATTGCTGAAACACAGGAATTACTGGATTTCTGCGGAAAACACAATATTGTTTCTGAAATTGAGTTGATCAAAATGCAGGATATTAATCACGCTTACGAAAGAATGCTGAAGAGCGATGTAAAATACCGTTTTGTAATTGATATGAAATCTTTATAG
- a CDS encoding winged helix-turn-helix transcriptional regulator, which translates to MTAIKESSTIQENRKVLQDCPVMYVMERIGGFWKPIILFNLSTGEKRYSELKKAIPAVTEKMLIQHLKQLEADGLIIRTARPVVPPHVTYKLSKAGSGLGTVIDAMAEWAFQDMEGKYKK; encoded by the coding sequence ATGACAGCAATCAAAGAAAGCTCAACCATTCAGGAAAACAGAAAAGTGCTGCAGGACTGCCCTGTAATGTATGTTATGGAAAGAATCGGGGGATTCTGGAAACCCATTATCCTTTTCAATCTTTCCACAGGTGAAAAAAGATATAGTGAACTGAAAAAAGCAATTCCCGCCGTCACCGAAAAAATGCTGATTCAACATCTTAAACAGCTGGAGGCAGACGGACTTATCATCAGAACCGCCAGACCTGTTGTTCCTCCTCATGTCACTTATAAACTAAGCAAAGCCGGAAGTGGATTAGGAACAGTCATTGATGCTATGGCAGAATGGGCATTTCAGGATATGGAAGGGAAGTATAAAAAATGA
- a CDS encoding NAD(P)H-binding protein, whose product MKIVITGSLGNTAKPLAQQLLSEGHEITIISSSEARKHDIESLGAIPAIGSIEDVDFLAQTFESADAVFLMTPPAISAVNIVENTINAGKNYAEALKKAKVKRAVMLSSVGAESPVENGPIKGLHHIEKLYSNVENTSFTFLRAGYFYTNFFNDIPLIKNAGIIGGNYSAEINIPLVHPKDIAKAAAEELVKNETGKNIRYIVSDTRNASDFAKVLGASVEKPELPWIEFSDEDAFNGMIQAGLPQNMAELYTEMGKGMRTGIIQKDFIDHGAPVTGNIKLEDFAKEFADKF is encoded by the coding sequence ATGAAAATTGTCATCACAGGATCATTAGGAAATACAGCCAAGCCTTTAGCACAACAGCTTCTATCAGAAGGCCATGAGATCACCATAATCAGCAGCAGTGAAGCCAGAAAACATGATATTGAATCACTGGGTGCCATTCCTGCAATCGGGTCAATAGAAGATGTAGATTTTCTGGCCCAAACATTTGAAAGTGCAGATGCTGTCTTTTTAATGACACCTCCTGCCATCAGTGCTGTAAATATCGTTGAAAACACTATTAACGCAGGAAAAAATTACGCTGAAGCTTTGAAAAAAGCCAAGGTAAAAAGAGCCGTTATGCTGAGCAGCGTGGGAGCAGAATCTCCTGTAGAAAACGGTCCGATTAAAGGCCTCCATCATATTGAAAAACTCTATAGCAATGTAGAAAACACCTCTTTTACTTTTTTAAGGGCAGGGTATTTTTACACCAACTTTTTTAATGATATTCCTTTAATTAAAAATGCAGGAATCATTGGCGGAAATTATTCTGCAGAGATAAATATTCCTCTGGTTCATCCTAAAGATATTGCCAAAGCAGCCGCTGAAGAGCTTGTAAAAAATGAAACAGGTAAAAATATCCGATATATTGTGAGCGACACCCGAAACGCTTCTGATTTTGCTAAAGTTTTAGGAGCCTCAGTAGAAAAACCGGAATTACCCTGGATAGAGTTTTCTGATGAAGATGCTTTCAATGGAATGATACAGGCGGGACTTCCCCAGAATATGGCCGAACTGTATACAGAGATGGGAAAAGGAATGAGAACAGGCATTATACAAAAAGACTTTATTGATCACGGAGCACCTGTTACAGGAAATATTAAGCTCGAGGATTTTGCTAAAGAATTTGCGGATAAATTCTAA
- a CDS encoding alkaline phosphatase family protein → MKRGIQILLLFFSLTAFARQTIIDTAQIIIPGRTNSIESQRKPYVIMISADGFRYDYAKKYHAEHLLQLSENGVQAKAMIPSYPSITFPNHWSLITGLYPSHHGLIDNFFYDYNRKEAYAMSNKKNAEDGSWYGGTPLWALAEKQGMVSASLMWVGSASDAGGIRPSYYYPYHEKFTPSEKVNKVVNWLKLPEDKRPHFISLYFPEVDGSGHHYGPDTPETESAVHLIDQAVGDLVQKVNGLGLKNVNFIFVSDHGMIKVDGGAPLEIPAILFDKNRFDFYNSQTLLRVYVKNPAEVKAVYKELKAHKTADYEVYLDKKLPKYLHFATKDDTYKRIGQILLIPKAPKIFLEKDKKTSAGKHGYNPGIVPEMKATFYAWGPEFKNNQQVNEFENVNVYPLVAEVLGLKTDQPIDGKLKVLKEILKDRKK, encoded by the coding sequence ATGAAGCGAGGAATACAAATTTTACTGCTCTTTTTTTCTTTGACAGCTTTTGCCCGGCAAACCATTATAGATACGGCACAGATCATCATACCCGGCCGTACCAATAGTATAGAATCCCAGAGAAAACCTTATGTAATCATGATTTCAGCAGATGGCTTCCGGTATGATTATGCCAAAAAATATCATGCTGAACATCTTTTACAACTTTCTGAAAATGGAGTACAGGCCAAAGCAATGATTCCAAGCTATCCAAGTATTACTTTTCCTAACCATTGGAGTCTGATCACAGGTCTATATCCTTCTCATCATGGTCTGATTGACAATTTTTTCTACGATTATAATAGAAAGGAAGCCTATGCGATGAGTAATAAAAAGAATGCTGAAGATGGAAGCTGGTACGGCGGAACTCCGCTTTGGGCACTGGCCGAAAAGCAGGGAATGGTATCTGCATCTTTAATGTGGGTAGGTTCTGCAAGTGATGCCGGAGGAATAAGGCCTTCTTATTATTATCCCTATCATGAAAAATTTACTCCTTCTGAAAAGGTAAATAAAGTAGTGAACTGGCTGAAGCTGCCTGAAGATAAAAGGCCCCATTTTATCTCATTATACTTCCCGGAAGTTGACGGAAGCGGCCACCACTATGGACCAGATACTCCGGAAACTGAAAGCGCGGTTCATTTAATTGATCAGGCTGTTGGTGATCTGGTTCAGAAAGTAAATGGCTTAGGTTTAAAAAATGTCAACTTTATTTTTGTTTCAGATCATGGAATGATTAAAGTAGATGGCGGGGCTCCGCTGGAAATTCCAGCCATACTTTTTGATAAAAACAGATTTGATTTCTATAACTCTCAGACCCTGTTAAGAGTATATGTAAAGAATCCTGCTGAAGTAAAAGCGGTATATAAGGAATTAAAAGCTCATAAAACAGCTGACTATGAAGTGTATCTGGATAAAAAACTTCCCAAATATCTGCATTTTGCCACTAAAGATGATACTTATAAAAGAATCGGGCAAATCCTTCTCATTCCTAAAGCTCCAAAAATATTTTTGGAAAAAGACAAGAAAACGTCAGCAGGAAAACACGGTTACAATCCTGGAATAGTTCCGGAAATGAAAGCTACATTCTATGCTTGGGGCCCTGAATTCAAAAACAATCAGCAGGTCAATGAGTTTGAAAATGTAAACGTCTATCCTTTAGTTGCAGAAGTTTTAGGATTAAAAACGGATCAGCCGATCGATGGAAAATTAAAAGTTCTGAAAGAAATATTGAAAGATAGAAAAAAGTAA
- a CDS encoding GNAT family N-acetyltransferase, whose amino-acid sequence MEFKNLAGTDIKELLSVFNLSFSDYIVPFHLTEEQLISKINTEKINLDISVGVFDSGHLAGFILQAEKAEDGEKIIYNAGTGVIPEVRGKGLVRKMYDFILPVLQERNADRLLLEVIEGNEPAIRAYENLGFNVVRKLLCFRGNIILAKENPDIIVREMEGFQWENFLSFWDIDPSWQASVFVLDDILKECIILGAYRDTKLVGYAIYNRSSKKIYQLAVDKSHRKQGAGTMLFKAIAQIAGGSEVSVNNVDDMSKETFSFLSSTIGLKNWISQLEMKKNL is encoded by the coding sequence ATGGAATTTAAAAATTTAGCAGGAACCGATATCAAGGAGCTTTTATCCGTATTTAACCTTTCTTTTTCAGATTATATCGTTCCTTTTCATCTGACAGAAGAACAGCTTATTTCAAAAATAAATACTGAAAAAATAAATTTGGATATCTCCGTAGGTGTATTTGATTCCGGACACCTGGCAGGTTTTATTCTACAGGCAGAAAAGGCAGAAGATGGTGAAAAAATAATTTATAATGCGGGAACCGGAGTAATTCCGGAGGTTAGGGGAAAAGGTCTGGTAAGAAAAATGTACGATTTTATTCTTCCTGTATTACAAGAAAGAAATGCAGATAGATTATTGCTTGAAGTCATTGAAGGAAATGAACCCGCCATCCGGGCTTATGAAAATTTAGGTTTCAATGTGGTAAGAAAATTACTTTGCTTCAGAGGAAATATCATTCTGGCAAAAGAAAATCCTGATATTATTGTAAGAGAAATGGAAGGCTTCCAATGGGAGAATTTCCTTTCTTTTTGGGACATTGACCCCTCATGGCAGGCTTCTGTTTTTGTTCTTGACGATATACTCAAAGAATGTATTATTCTTGGAGCTTATAGGGATACAAAGCTTGTAGGATACGCTATTTATAATCGTTCTTCAAAAAAGATATATCAGTTGGCTGTCGATAAAAGTCATAGAAAACAAGGAGCTGGAACAATGCTTTTCAAAGCGATAGCACAAATAGCAGGAGGATCAGAAGTATCGGTAAATAATGTAGATGATATGTCAAAGGAAACTTTTTCATTTTTGAGCAGTACTATTGGTCTTAAAAACTGGATATCGCAGTTGGAAATGAAAAAAAATCTCTAA
- a CDS encoding T9SS type A sorting domain-containing protein — protein MKKILLTLSLAFASLAWAQFSSETVMTPVMTVKLVTDPTKVTLTLTGDSNSMLGIGFGNSGMGAGADGFIYNSSANRDYSFSGVPNAPSPDSSQDWTQTSNTVSGSIRTIVATRSLSGGAGDFAIPNAAGTINIFYARRLGNQDLGYHGNTDRGYATLTMTATTLGTSEVAAENKKVNLYPNPAKETVSIKNADKIKSVEIYDSTGRKVRTANTDGENINISDLKSGIYYFEVTLKDGNKSYEKLIKE, from the coding sequence ATGAAAAAAATTCTACTAACACTTAGTTTAGCCTTTGCAAGTTTAGCCTGGGCGCAGTTTTCGTCAGAAACGGTAATGACACCTGTCATGACGGTGAAATTAGTGACTGATCCTACGAAAGTAACCCTTACCTTAACAGGAGATAGTAATTCAATGCTGGGAATAGGTTTCGGTAATTCAGGAATGGGGGCTGGTGCAGATGGGTTCATTTATAATTCGTCTGCGAATAGAGACTATTCTTTCAGTGGAGTTCCTAATGCTCCTTCACCTGATTCATCTCAGGACTGGACGCAAACATCAAATACTGTGTCAGGAAGTATAAGAACTATTGTGGCTACAAGATCTCTTTCCGGTGGAGCAGGGGATTTTGCAATTCCTAATGCAGCAGGAACAATCAATATTTTTTATGCACGCAGATTAGGTAATCAGGATTTAGGATATCATGGAAATACAGACAGAGGTTATGCAACATTAACAATGACAGCTACTACCTTAGGAACCAGTGAAGTTGCTGCCGAGAACAAGAAAGTTAATCTTTATCCGAACCCGGCCAAGGAAACTGTAAGTATTAAAAACGCAGACAAAATAAAATCTGTTGAGATCTACGACTCAACAGGAAGGAAGGTAAGAACAGCAAATACGGATGGAGAGAATATCAATATTTCCGACCTGAAATCCGGAATTTATTATTTCGAAGTTACTTTAAAAGATGGAAATAAGTCTTATGAAAAGCTTATCAAAGAGTAA
- a CDS encoding ankyrin repeat domain-containing protein, which produces MLGIFLGSLVSAQEKAKSIFDIARSGTLTEVKDLMKQNPDIINQVNENGFSPLILACYRGNIEVAQFLIDHVKDVNYKSGEGTALAGLAIKYNRDLVERLLKKNADPNIADATGYTPLFWAVKSGNKDLVELLLKYKADKSKKDSMGMTPFEYALQTNNNEIIKLLKN; this is translated from the coding sequence ATGTTAGGAATATTTCTGGGTTCACTGGTATCTGCTCAGGAGAAAGCAAAGTCAATATTTGATATTGCCAGAAGCGGAACACTTACCGAAGTAAAGGATCTGATGAAACAGAACCCGGATATTATTAACCAGGTCAATGAAAATGGTTTTTCGCCACTTATTTTAGCCTGTTACAGAGGGAATATTGAGGTTGCTCAATTTTTGATTGACCATGTAAAAGATGTTAATTATAAAAGTGGCGAAGGAACTGCATTGGCAGGACTTGCAATAAAGTACAACAGAGATCTGGTGGAACGGTTGCTAAAGAAAAATGCAGATCCAAATATTGCTGATGCTACAGGATATACACCTTTGTTCTGGGCAGTAAAATCAGGAAACAAAGATCTGGTAGAGCTGCTGCTGAAATATAAAGCAGATAAATCCAAAAAAGATTCAATGGGAATGACTCCTTTTGAATATGCATTACAGACCAATAACAACGAAATTATTAAACTCTTAAAAAATTGA
- a CDS encoding YceI family protein: protein MKKLGLLSVLLLSAGYASAQKYSSKTGKVSFEASVPLFEDIYAKDDNNVVVLNADTGEMASVSSVKNFHFKTKLMEEHFNESYAETAKYPKTTFKGKVVNFDKAKLSASPQKYTVQGTLNFHGVDKAVSSTATIYAKDGKIYMQGGFIAKPADYKVAIPKMVTKKVAENVNIEYNYVMLQQ from the coding sequence ATGAAAAAATTAGGATTATTAAGTGTATTACTACTTTCGGCTGGTTACGCTTCAGCACAAAAATACAGCTCTAAAACGGGAAAAGTAAGTTTTGAGGCTTCAGTACCTTTATTCGAAGATATTTATGCGAAGGATGACAATAATGTTGTTGTTTTAAATGCAGATACCGGAGAAATGGCATCAGTTTCATCTGTGAAGAACTTTCATTTTAAAACAAAATTAATGGAAGAACATTTCAATGAAAGCTATGCCGAGACTGCGAAATATCCGAAAACGACTTTCAAAGGGAAAGTTGTCAACTTCGATAAGGCAAAGCTGAGTGCAAGCCCACAAAAGTATACCGTTCAGGGAACTTTAAATTTTCACGGAGTGGATAAAGCCGTTTCTTCCACAGCAACAATCTATGCAAAAGATGGGAAAATCTATATGCAGGGCGGTTTTATAGCGAAGCCTGCAGATTATAAAGTAGCTATTCCGAAGATGGTTACTAAGAAAGTAGCAGAGAATGTAAATATTGAATATAACTACGTAATGCTCCAACAATGA
- a CDS encoding c-type cytochrome, which produces MKKNIYIMLSAVLLTACDSRTYEEVSENKPIVELVRYNQDVKPIVDNNCIGCHSAGSFKPLVSYNDVKNNIEGILNRIQRANGDPGKMPQGGSLSQTQINIFIKWKADGLTEN; this is translated from the coding sequence ATGAAAAAGAACATATACATAATGCTTTCAGCAGTTTTACTAACTGCCTGTGACAGCAGAACCTACGAGGAAGTATCTGAGAATAAGCCAATTGTCGAACTGGTAAGATACAACCAGGATGTAAAGCCAATTGTGGATAATAACTGCATAGGTTGCCATTCGGCAGGAAGTTTTAAACCTCTGGTGTCTTATAATGATGTAAAAAATAATATAGAAGGAATTCTCAACAGAATACAGAGAGCAAACGGTGATCCGGGGAAAATGCCTCAGGGCGGATCTTTGTCTCAGACACAGATTAATATTTTTATTAAATGGAAAGCTGACGGATTAACTGAAAATTAA
- a CDS encoding DUF5777 family beta-barrel protein — translation MTKTLLFLSVFSSVFAFGQEDLLKDIDTIKTDTEISQPAFKALQIVTAQSTKLAAKKEWYIVVAHRFGDISTGFKDFFGLDNASTKLGVIYGVSDAVSVSLSRETNMKTFEGALKYKLTKQDENFPVDIVGYNVMGVNTDLSKDTYPYLKFGDRLTYLTQALISRRFNDNLSLQLIPSYVHKNLYEPTIEDKNQFLTGLGGRYKISKRVSVNAEYFVNFDNHSFYKNPLSLGVDIETGGHIFQLLFTNSQINSDIGYLTNAVGKWGKGQIFFGFNLYRVF, via the coding sequence ATGACAAAGACTCTATTATTTTTGTCAGTATTTTCATCAGTTTTTGCCTTTGGACAGGAAGATCTGCTGAAAGATATTGACACTATTAAAACCGATACAGAAATTTCACAGCCCGCTTTTAAAGCTCTTCAGATTGTTACGGCACAATCTACAAAACTTGCTGCCAAAAAAGAATGGTATATTGTTGTTGCCCATAGATTTGGTGACATAAGCACAGGATTTAAAGACTTTTTCGGACTGGATAATGCATCCACTAAATTAGGTGTTATCTACGGTGTTTCAGATGCAGTTTCTGTAAGTCTTTCCAGAGAAACCAATATGAAAACCTTCGAAGGGGCATTAAAATATAAACTGACCAAGCAAGATGAAAACTTTCCGGTGGATATCGTTGGCTATAATGTAATGGGAGTAAATACGGATCTTAGTAAAGATACTTATCCTTATCTTAAATTCGGTGACAGACTCACTTATCTTACACAAGCCTTAATCTCAAGACGATTTAATGATAACCTATCATTACAGCTCATCCCTTCATACGTCCATAAAAACCTATATGAACCAACAATAGAAGATAAGAACCAGTTTTTAACCGGATTGGGAGGACGCTATAAAATATCAAAAAGAGTTTCTGTAAACGCAGAATATTTTGTGAATTTTGATAATCACAGTTTTTATAAAAACCCTCTGTCATTAGGAGTAGATATAGAAACTGGAGGACATATTTTCCAGCTGCTATTCACCAATTCCCAGATCAATTCAGATATAGGCTATCTTACCAATGCAGTGGGAAAGTGGGGCAAAGGGCAGATTTTCTTTGGATTTAATCTTTACAGAGTATTTTAA
- a CDS encoding Crp/Fnr family transcriptional regulator translates to MINDQFILQKFGFLGRGFLTEIEKHAVMTNIKSKTEIIREGQKNKYVPFLIKGSIKVFTLNDGRELIYYYIRPNDSCLMTFSSIFTDYVSRVYAIAEEDSEALLIPVSVIHDWLIQFPEINKLFYREYDRRFSEVMSMVNEAVFHRLDRRVLNYIKQQISLTGNNPIKITHREIASSLGTSREVVSRVLKKIESDGEIVQAKEGIKVAVNENVRLV, encoded by the coding sequence ATGATAAATGACCAGTTTATTCTCCAGAAATTTGGGTTTTTAGGTCGTGGTTTTTTAACTGAAATTGAAAAACATGCAGTGATGACCAATATAAAGTCGAAGACGGAAATTATAAGGGAAGGACAGAAAAATAAATATGTACCTTTTCTGATAAAAGGCTCTATTAAAGTTTTTACCCTTAATGACGGCCGGGAACTTATTTACTATTACATCAGGCCCAACGATAGCTGCCTTATGACCTTTTCCTCCATTTTTACAGACTATGTGAGCAGAGTATATGCGATAGCAGAAGAAGATTCTGAAGCTTTGCTTATCCCTGTTTCCGTAATACACGACTGGCTGATTCAGTTTCCGGAAATCAATAAATTATTCTACCGGGAATACGACAGACGTTTCTCGGAAGTCATGAGTATGGTCAATGAAGCTGTTTTTCACAGGCTTGACAGACGTGTTTTGAACTATATAAAACAGCAGATCTCCTTAACTGGAAATAATCCTATCAAGATTACCCATCGTGAAATAGCCAGCAGCTTAGGAACTTCCCGGGAAGTGGTAAGCAGGGTGTTAAAGAAAATTGAAAGTGACGGAGAAATTGTTCAGGCTAAGGAAGGAATAAAAGTCGCTGTAAATGAAAATGTTAGATTAGTCTAA
- a CDS encoding DUF3467 domain-containing protein, with protein sequence MDNNQNPQDGNINIELNEMVAAGIYANLALVNHSPSEFVVDFIQLMPGVQQAKVRSRVILAPLHAKRVLNALQQNIANYEQQFGEIKEVEPFVLGGNNVQA encoded by the coding sequence ATGGACAACAATCAAAATCCACAAGACGGAAACATCAACATCGAATTAAACGAAATGGTAGCTGCTGGTATCTATGCTAACTTAGCATTGGTAAACCACTCTCCATCTGAGTTCGTAGTAGATTTCATCCAATTAATGCCGGGGGTACAGCAAGCTAAAGTAAGATCAAGAGTTATTCTTGCTCCTCTTCATGCTAAAAGAGTTTTAAACGCTCTTCAACAGAACATCGCTAACTATGAGCAGCAGTTCGGAGAAATCAAAGAAGTTGAGCCTTTCGTATTAGGAGGAAACAACGTACAAGCTTAA